A DNA window from uncultured Methanoregula sp. contains the following coding sequences:
- a CDS encoding phosphate ABC transporter ATP-binding protein — protein sequence MPELNKIEVRDLRVAYGVREVIHGISFDVRPNEILGVIGPAQSGKTSLLRCLNRTIEFTPGVTVTGSIKVDGQEVREMRNVYELRRKIGMVAPLPVGLPLSIYDNVAFAPRAAGLRAKSDLDGLVERCLRQAALWDEVKERLDSLGTKLSGGQQQRLTIARALSHQPEILCLDEFSIAIDPVTTMRIEDVLKELKREMTIILVTNLVQQARRLASHTMFLMNGEVVEFGANDVIFSNRPANRKTYDYVNGIFG from the coding sequence ATGCCGGAGCTGAACAAAATCGAGGTGCGGGATCTGCGGGTGGCCTATGGCGTTCGCGAGGTCATTCACGGCATTTCCTTCGACGTCCGGCCCAATGAGATCCTCGGGGTCATCGGGCCGGCGCAATCGGGCAAGACCTCGCTGCTGCGCTGCCTCAACCGCACCATCGAGTTCACCCCCGGCGTGACCGTTACCGGCTCGATCAAGGTCGATGGCCAGGAGGTGCGCGAGATGCGCAATGTGTACGAGTTGCGCCGCAAGATCGGCATGGTCGCCCCCTTGCCGGTCGGGTTGCCGCTCTCGATCTACGATAACGTGGCGTTCGCGCCGCGGGCGGCGGGCCTGCGCGCGAAGAGCGACCTCGACGGCTTGGTTGAGCGGTGCCTGCGCCAGGCGGCGCTCTGGGACGAGGTGAAAGAGCGCCTCGATAGCCTGGGTACCAAGCTTTCCGGGGGCCAGCAGCAGCGCCTGACCATCGCCCGCGCGCTTTCGCACCAGCCGGAGATCCTCTGCCTGGACGAGTTCTCCATCGCGATCGACCCGGTGACCACGATGCGAATCGAGGACGTGCTGAAGGAGCTCAAGCGGGAAATGACCATCATCCTGGTGACGAATCTGGTGCAGCAGGCCCGCCGCCTGGCCTCGCACACGATGTTCCTCATGAACGGCGAGGTGGTCGAGTTCGGCGCGAATGACGTCATCTTCTCGAACCGACCGGCCAACCGCAAAACCTACGACTACGTGAACGGCATATTCGGATGA
- a CDS encoding phosphate ABC transporter ATP-binding protein translates to MAYSLTTRNLNLWYGKFQALKNIDVNIKRGIITSLIGPSGCGKTTLLRCFNRVNERYGYVTTTGEIVLLGKNIYDPDISLIELRKSVGMVFQRPNPLPLSVYENVVFGLRIHRERGALTRAEMDEAVETALTEVGLWRDLKDRLGQRAIGLQLEQQQKLCIARLLPLKPEIILMDEPCSALDVEGTRAIEELMFELKGRYTMVIVTHNMAQARRASDECIFMLLGEMIEHARTEDLFLNPKHPKTGEYIEGRYG, encoded by the coding sequence TTGGCCTACAGTCTGACGACCCGGAACCTGAACCTGTGGTACGGGAAATTCCAGGCGTTGAAGAACATTGATGTCAACATCAAGCGGGGCATCATCACCTCGCTGATCGGACCCTCGGGTTGCGGCAAAACGACCTTGCTGCGCTGTTTCAACCGTGTCAACGAGCGGTACGGCTACGTCACCACCACCGGGGAGATCGTCCTGCTGGGCAAGAACATCTACGATCCGGACATCTCGCTCATCGAACTGCGCAAGTCGGTGGGCATGGTGTTCCAGCGGCCCAATCCGCTGCCCCTGTCCGTGTACGAGAACGTCGTGTTCGGCTTGCGCATCCATCGCGAGCGCGGCGCCCTGACCCGCGCGGAAATGGACGAGGCGGTGGAAACAGCCCTGACGGAGGTCGGCCTCTGGCGCGACTTGAAGGACCGCCTCGGCCAGCGCGCCATCGGCCTGCAATTGGAGCAGCAGCAGAAGCTCTGCATCGCCCGCCTGCTCCCGCTCAAGCCGGAGATCATCCTCATGGACGAACCGTGTTCGGCCCTGGACGTGGAAGGCACCCGGGCGATCGAGGAACTCATGTTTGAGCTCAAAGGGCGCTACACCATGGTGATTGTGACCCACAACATGGCCCAGGCCCGCCGCGCCAGCGACGAGTGCATCTTCATGCTCCTGGGTGAAATGATCGAGCACGCCCGCACCGAGGATCTTTTCCTCAACCCTAAACACCCCAAAACCGGCGAGTATATCGAGGGCCGCTACGGTTGA